Proteins encoded together in one Bacteroides zoogleoformans window:
- the xerD gene encoding site-specific tyrosine recombinase XerD, whose protein sequence is MESEEKTKNKEKQALIIRKYRQYLKLEKALSLNTQDAYLRDLEKLLHFLEEENKSFLDTTLDDLHRFAAGLHDIGIHPRSQARILSGVKSFFHFLVMADYLESDPGELLEGPKIGLKLPEVLTLEEIDLIISTVDLSKNEGQRNRAILETLYSCGLRVSELCNLKISDLYFEEGFIKVEGKGGKQRLVPISPRAIKEIEKWLMDRNQGKIKKEFEDYLFLARWGNKISRIMIFHLIKELADKAGITKNISPHTFRHSFATHLLEGGANLRAIQCMLGHESIATTELYTHVDRNRLRSEIIEHHPRNIKYREKQRIH, encoded by the coding sequence ATGGAATCAGAAGAAAAAACAAAAAATAAGGAAAAGCAGGCGCTGATAATCAGGAAGTACCGTCAATACCTGAAATTGGAAAAAGCCCTTTCGCTCAATACGCAAGATGCTTATCTGAGGGATTTGGAGAAGTTGCTTCATTTCCTTGAAGAAGAAAACAAAAGTTTTCTCGACACGACCTTGGACGATCTGCATCGGTTTGCCGCCGGTTTGCACGACATCGGCATTCATCCCCGTTCGCAGGCGCGCATCTTGTCGGGAGTAAAATCGTTTTTCCATTTTCTCGTCATGGCCGATTATCTGGAAAGTGATCCCGGCGAACTGCTCGAAGGTCCTAAAATAGGACTCAAACTGCCCGAAGTGCTGACATTGGAGGAGATAGACCTTATCATCAGTACCGTGGACTTGAGTAAAAACGAAGGACAGCGCAACAGAGCCATCCTCGAAACGTTGTATAGCTGTGGGTTGCGCGTGTCGGAACTCTGCAACCTGAAAATTTCCGACCTCTATTTTGAGGAGGGCTTTATCAAAGTAGAGGGAAAGGGTGGCAAACAACGCCTTGTCCCCATCTCTCCGCGTGCCATCAAAGAAATTGAGAAGTGGCTCATGGATCGTAATCAGGGTAAAATCAAGAAGGAGTTCGAAGACTATCTGTTTCTGGCACGTTGGGGAAACAAAATTTCGCGCATCATGATATTCCACCTGATCAAAGAACTGGCCGACAAGGCCGGTATCACCAAAAACATCAGTCCGCACACCTTCCGTCACTCCTTTGCCACCCACTTGCTGGAAGGAGGAGCCAATCTTCGCGCCATACAATGTATGCTCGGGCATGAATCCATCGCAACGACAGAACTTTATACACACGTCGATCGCAACAGGTTGCGCAGTGAAATCATCGAGCATCATCCTCGCAACATAAAATATCGCGAGAAGCAAAGGATTCATTAA
- the aroQ gene encoding type II 3-dehydroquinate dehydratase: MRIQIINGPNINLLGKREPSVYGSVTFEDYLDGLRKRYADVEIDYFQSNIEGELIDKIQQAGFDADGIILNAGAYTHTSIALHDAIRAVTSPVVEVHISNVHAREAFRHVSMISCACKGVILGFGLDSYRLAIEALKEL, translated from the coding sequence ATGAGAATACAGATTATCAACGGCCCCAATATAAATCTCTTGGGCAAACGCGAACCTTCCGTTTATGGCAGTGTTACTTTCGAAGACTACCTCGACGGCCTTCGTAAAAGATATGCCGATGTGGAAATTGACTATTTTCAGTCCAACATCGAAGGAGAATTGATAGACAAGATTCAGCAAGCGGGTTTCGATGCAGACGGCATTATCCTGAATGCAGGGGCCTATACCCATACATCCATAGCGCTGCACGACGCCATCCGCGCGGTTACTTCTCCGGTGGTGGAGGTGCATATTTCCAATGTGCATGCACGCGAAGCGTTCCGCCACGTATCGATGATTTCCTGCGCCTGCAAGGGAGTGATTCTGGGCTTCGGCTTAGACTCTTACCGGTTGGCGATAGAGGCATTGAAAGAATTATAG
- the pyk gene encoding pyruvate kinase, with the protein MLLKQTKIVATISDQRCDVDFIKQLFEAGMNVVRMNTAHLNREGAERLIGNVRAVSNRIAILMDTKGPEVRTTPLVGDSLPFKAGDRVKVVGNPELQTTRECISVSYPNFVQDLNEGGHILIDDGEMEMVVVEKHAGYLLCEMQNDATLGSRKSVNVPGVRINLPSLTEKDRTNILYAIEKDIDFIAHSFVRNKQDIMDIKNILDAHGSDIRVIAKIENQEGVDNIDEILEVADGVMVARGDLGIEVPQERIPGIQRVLIRKCILAKKPVIVATQMLHTMISNPRPTRAEVTDIANAIYYRTDALMLSGETAYGKYPVEAVKTMTKVAAQAEKDKLADNDIRIPLDENRNDVTAFLAKQAVKATTKLKIRAIITDSYSGRTARNLAAFRGKFPVLAICYKEKTMRHLALSYGVEAIYMPELANGQEYYFAALRRLLKEGRLQPTDMVGYLSSGKAGTQTSFLEINVVEDALKHATESVLPNSNRYL; encoded by the coding sequence ATGTTATTGAAGCAAACGAAAATTGTCGCAACGATTTCTGACCAACGTTGCGACGTCGATTTTATAAAACAGTTGTTCGAAGCCGGCATGAATGTGGTGCGCATGAATACCGCACATCTCAATCGTGAAGGTGCCGAGCGGCTGATAGGTAATGTACGTGCCGTGTCCAACCGCATTGCCATTTTGATGGATACGAAAGGCCCCGAAGTGCGCACTACTCCTTTGGTTGGCGACTCGCTTCCTTTTAAAGCGGGCGACCGCGTCAAAGTGGTAGGTAACCCCGAGTTGCAGACAACCCGCGAGTGCATTTCCGTGAGCTACCCCAACTTCGTTCAGGATTTGAATGAAGGCGGACACATCCTTATCGATGACGGTGAGATGGAAATGGTGGTTGTAGAGAAGCATGCCGGCTATCTGCTCTGCGAAATGCAGAACGACGCGACGCTTGGCAGCCGCAAAAGTGTCAATGTGCCGGGAGTGCGCATCAACTTGCCTTCACTGACCGAAAAAGACCGTACCAACATCTTGTATGCCATCGAGAAGGACATTGACTTCATTGCCCACTCTTTCGTGCGTAACAAGCAGGACATCATGGACATTAAAAACATTTTGGACGCACATGGCAGCGACATACGCGTCATTGCCAAGATTGAGAACCAAGAGGGCGTGGACAACATCGACGAGATTCTGGAAGTGGCCGACGGTGTGATGGTGGCGCGCGGCGACCTCGGCATCGAAGTGCCCCAGGAGCGCATCCCCGGCATCCAGCGTGTGCTGATTCGCAAGTGTATCTTGGCCAAAAAGCCGGTTATCGTCGCCACCCAGATGCTACATACGATGATTTCCAATCCGCGTCCCACCCGCGCCGAAGTGACGGACATCGCCAATGCCATCTATTATCGCACGGACGCTTTGATGCTGAGCGGCGAGACCGCCTATGGAAAATATCCCGTAGAGGCGGTGAAGACAATGACTAAAGTTGCCGCACAAGCCGAAAAGGATAAACTGGCTGATAATGACATCCGTATTCCGCTGGACGAGAACAGAAACGACGTGACGGCTTTCCTTGCCAAACAAGCCGTAAAAGCTACTACAAAACTGAAAATCCGAGCCATCATCACGGATAGCTACAGCGGGCGCACGGCTCGTAACCTGGCTGCTTTCCGTGGCAAGTTCCCGGTACTTGCCATCTGCTACAAAGAGAAAACCATGCGCCACCTTGCCCTTTCTTATGGTGTAGAGGCCATTTATATGCCCGAACTTGCCAACGGACAGGAATACTACTTTGCCGCCTTACGCCGCCTGTTGAAGGAGGGCCGCCTGCAACCTACCGATATGGTGGGCTACCTGAGCAGCGGCAAAGCGGGCACGCAGACCTCTTTCCTTGAGATAAACGTAGTGGAAGATGCCCTGAAGCATGCCACGGAAAGCGTGCTTCCCAACAGCAACCGATACTTATAA
- a CDS encoding O-methyltransferase, with protein sequence MTLDEYILQHIDKESDYLKALYRDTHVKLLYPRMASGHLQGRMLKMFVRMIRPRQVLEIGTYSGYSALCIAEGLPEGGMLHTIEINDEQEDFTRPWIDGSDYADKIKFYIGDALELIPRLDLTFDLAFIDGDKRRYVDYYEMALARLSDGGYIIADNTLWDGHVLEEHPHASDRQTICIKEFNDFVARDERVEKVILPLRDGLTIIRKRD encoded by the coding sequence ATGACGTTAGACGAGTATATCCTGCAACATATCGATAAAGAGAGCGATTACCTGAAAGCGCTCTATCGCGACACGCATGTCAAATTGCTTTATCCCCGCATGGCTTCGGGACACTTGCAGGGACGCATGCTCAAAATGTTCGTCAGGATGATACGTCCCCGTCAGGTATTGGAGATAGGAACTTACAGCGGCTATTCCGCCCTTTGCATAGCCGAAGGACTGCCGGAGGGCGGAATGCTGCACACCATTGAAATCAATGACGAGCAGGAAGACTTCACGCGTCCGTGGATAGATGGGTCGGACTATGCCGACAAAATAAAATTCTACATCGGCGATGCCTTGGAATTAATTCCCCGCCTTGACCTCACTTTCGATTTGGCATTCATTGACGGTGACAAGCGCAGATACGTGGATTATTACGAAATGGCGCTTGCCCGCCTTTCGGATGGAGGATATATCATTGCCGACAACACGTTGTGGGATGGCCACGTGCTGGAAGAGCATCCTCATGCGTCCGACCGGCAGACAATCTGCATCAAGGAATTCAATGACTTTGTAGCACGCGACGAACGTGTGGAGAAAGTGATTCTTCCGCTGCGCGACGGACTGACCATCATCCGTAAAAGAGACTAA